Proteins encoded within one genomic window of Candidatus Dependentiae bacterium:
- a CDS encoding nucleotidyltransferase domain-containing protein: MSIKKEHKSKMLGILNVLFPGAQIYLFGSRARGTYTDSSDVDIAIDAGQKMELSSVGEARDVMEALYIPYKVDVVDVYRMPEDMRKMVLSEGKLWRQ, translated from the coding sequence ATGTCTATAAAAAAAGAACATAAATCTAAAATGCTTGGGATTTTGAATGTATTGTTTCCTGGTGCGCAGATTTATCTTTTTGGATCACGTGCACGTGGAACTTATACAGACTCTTCGGATGTTGATATTGCTATAGACGCCGGACAAAAAATGGAACTGTCATCAGTTGGAGAAGCTAGAGATGTTATGGAAGCTTTATATATTCCATATAAGGTTGACGTTGTAGATGTATATCGCATGCCAGAAGATATGCGGAAAATGGTTTTATCAGAAGGGAAATTATGGCGTCAGTAG